A single window of Echinimonas agarilytica DNA harbors:
- the frdD gene encoding fumarate reductase subunit FrdD: MSHSNKPRERADEPIFWGLFGGGGVVAAFATPVLILITGLLVPLGILQLEYANVAAFANHWIGKIVIVTVISLPMWHACHRIFHAMHDFKIDTARGFFKLFWYGLAFAVTVACVAYLVTL; encoded by the coding sequence ATGAGCCATTCAAACAAACCACGTGAACGTGCAGATGAACCCATCTTTTGGGGATTATTTGGCGGCGGTGGCGTTGTAGCAGCTTTTGCAACACCAGTGCTCATCTTGATCACAGGCTTGCTTGTGCCATTAGGAATTTTGCAGCTTGAATACGCCAACGTGGCCGCATTTGCAAATCACTGGATAGGGAAAATTGTGATTGTCACTGTGATATCACTTCCCATGTGGCATGCATGCCATCGAATTTTCCATGCCATGCATGATTTTAAGATTGATACCGCTCGCGGCTTCTTTAAATTATTTTGGTACGGTTTAGCATTTGCAGTAACCGTAGCCTGCGTTGCTTATCTGGTCACTTTATAA
- a CDS encoding succinate dehydrogenase/fumarate reductase iron-sulfur subunit — protein MSESMIRVSVQRYRPELDEAPFTQDFEVPYEEDMSVIDALHYIKDNIDGSLSYRWSCRMAICGSCGYMVNGVPKLGCKTFLRDYLGKGITVESLANFPIERDLVADIGDFVEKLEEVKPYIIRKDAIEISDGEHLQTPAQLTRYRQYSLCINCGLCYAACPQYGLNNEFMGPAALTLLHRYNQDSRDQGRDDRIDIVNAEEGVWGCTFVGYCSEVCPKGVDPAAAIQQGKVESSTDFVLSKLRPRRSK, from the coding sequence ATGAGCGAATCAATGATCCGAGTTTCTGTGCAACGTTACCGCCCTGAGCTTGATGAGGCGCCCTTCACACAAGACTTTGAAGTGCCTTATGAAGAAGACATGTCGGTCATTGATGCCCTGCATTACATCAAAGATAACATTGATGGCAGCTTAAGCTATCGCTGGTCATGCCGCATGGCAATTTGTGGCTCGTGTGGCTACATGGTGAATGGCGTACCTAAACTCGGTTGTAAAACCTTTTTACGCGATTACCTTGGCAAAGGCATCACTGTTGAGTCACTGGCAAACTTTCCAATTGAACGTGATTTAGTCGCAGACATTGGCGACTTCGTTGAAAAACTAGAAGAAGTGAAGCCTTACATTATTCGCAAAGATGCGATTGAAATTAGCGACGGCGAGCACCTTCAGACACCCGCGCAATTGACGCGTTACCGTCAATATAGCCTCTGTATCAATTGCGGGTTGTGTTACGCAGCTTGCCCACAATATGGCCTTAATAATGAATTTATGGGGCCAGCAGCACTCACATTACTGCATCGCTACAATCAAGACTCTCGTGACCAAGGGCGCGATGATCGGATTGATATTGTGAATGCAGAAGAAGGCGTATGGGGCTGTACCTTTGTTGGCTATTGTTCAGAGGTCTGTCCGAAAGGTGTCGATCCAGCAGCGGCCATTCAGCAAGGAAAAGTTGAAAGTAGCACCGATTTTGTATTGTCTAAGTTGCGTCCACGGAGGTCAAAATGA
- a CDS encoding fumarate reductase subunit C — translation MSKRKPYVKPMPRTWFLNNSFHTWYMIREGTSVFVGSYSLILLWGLAALVKGEAAWEGWLSVMQHPAMMIFHTIALAASLYHAITWFSLAPKAVHLQKGDKKLPDDPIVWAHYATFVIATIVIIGFVAWGGAA, via the coding sequence ATGAGTAAGCGTAAACCCTACGTCAAACCCATGCCAAGAACTTGGTTTTTGAACAACTCATTCCACACCTGGTACATGATTCGTGAAGGCACCAGTGTTTTTGTGGGAAGCTATTCGCTCATTTTATTATGGGGACTTGCAGCTTTAGTGAAAGGCGAAGCTGCATGGGAAGGTTGGCTTTCAGTCATGCAGCATCCCGCTATGATGATTTTTCACACCATTGCTCTAGCCGCCAGCTTGTATCATGCCATCACTTGGTTCTCGTTAGCTCCCAAAGCAGTTCACCTGCAAAAAGGTGATAAAAAACTACCCGATGACCCTATTGTATGGGCGCATTACGCAACGTTTGTCATAGCTACCATTGTTATTATTGGATTTGTCGCTTGGGGAGGTGCCGCATGA